From Oryza brachyantha chromosome 9, ObraRS2, whole genome shotgun sequence, a single genomic window includes:
- the LOC102710330 gene encoding uncharacterized protein LOC102710330 isoform X2, producing the protein MAAAASLRPVTPSALRLAGSPRRWWCWGVPARTPARRAFQADTGRRKTLLYATDKGPEESLKKTIEVDRLIDMLRDANPREKDYEELAENVMNIVDRLVHKTDEKIEQSTDVLKAIISPVMQEGEGATWPPRDLEALKLMEKEISNREKEGQLDEGFLSEVNAQLRQAKQDGDKPGLQAMLQKVLQLYASNFLQKRSYAYKGGEVIVPESFLESVIKAPENEWNKLLLDGLTVGKGNVSPEEFYAVIKKRIERVLIRTEGGSYQQRILVEYLKEIQARAEEVVKVLQGPTI; encoded by the exons atggcggcggccgcctcgcTCCGGCCGGTCACCCCGTCGGCGCTTCGCCTCGCG GGCTCGCCGCGTCGGTGGTGGTGTTGGGGAGTCCCGGCGCGCACCCCAGCGAGGAGGGCGTTCCAGGCGGACACGGGGAGGCG GAAGACTTTGTTATATGCAACTGACAAAGGTCCAGAAGAATCCTTGAAGAAGACAATTGAAGTTGACAGGTTGATCGATATGCTGCGGGATGCAAATCCTAGAGAG AAAGACTATGAAGAACTAGCTGAAAATGTCATGAACATTGTTGACCGTCTTGTCCATAAGACTGAT GAAAAGATTGAACAGTCAACTGATGTGTTGAAGGCAATTATTAGTCCTGTAATGCAGGAAGGTGAAGGCGCTACGTGGCCACCAAGAGATTTGGAGGCTCTTAAATTGATGGAGAAA GAAATTTCaaatagagaaaaagaaggaCAGCTAGATGAAGGATTTCTGTCAGAGGTTAATGCTCAGTTGAGGCAG GCTAAACAAGATGGAGATAAGCCAGGACTTCAAGCTATGCTGCAGAAGGTGTTGCAGCTGTACGCTTCCAATTTTCTCCAAAAGCGTAGTTATGCGTACAAAG GGGGAGAAGTAATAGTGCCTGAAAGTTTTCTTGAATCTGTAATAAAGG CTCCAGAAAACGAGTGGAACAAGCTTTTGCTTGATGGATTAACTGTAGGGAAAGGAAATGTTTCACCAGAAGAATTTTATGCTGTTATAAAGAAGAGAATTGAGAGAGTCCTAATTCGCACT GAAGGAGGTTCTTATCAGCAGCGCATACTTGTTGAATATCTGAAAGAGATACAGGCTAGAGCAGAGGAAGTTGTGAAGGTGCTTCAAGGACCAACTATATGA
- the LOC102710330 gene encoding uncharacterized protein LOC102710330 isoform X1: MAAAASLRPVTPSALRLAGSPRRWWCWGVPARTPARRAFQADTGRRKTLLYATDKGPEESLKKTIEVDRLIDMLRDANPRELDQIVVENVLAFAEGFWVRLAARIDLCKSDDDKKDYEELAENVMNIVDRLVHKTDEKIEQSTDVLKAIISPVMQEGEGATWPPRDLEALKLMEKEISNREKEGQLDEGFLSEVNAQLRQAKQDGDKPGLQAMLQKVLQLYASNFLQKRSYAYKGGEVIVPESFLESVIKAPENEWNKLLLDGLTVGKGNVSPEEFYAVIKKRIERVLIRTEGGSYQQRILVEYLKEIQARAEEVVKVLQGPTI; encoded by the exons atggcggcggccgcctcgcTCCGGCCGGTCACCCCGTCGGCGCTTCGCCTCGCG GGCTCGCCGCGTCGGTGGTGGTGTTGGGGAGTCCCGGCGCGCACCCCAGCGAGGAGGGCGTTCCAGGCGGACACGGGGAGGCG GAAGACTTTGTTATATGCAACTGACAAAGGTCCAGAAGAATCCTTGAAGAAGACAATTGAAGTTGACAGGTTGATCGATATGCTGCGGGATGCAAATCCTAGAGAG CTTGATCAAATAGTGGTTGAAAACGTTCTGGCATTTGCTGAGGGTTTCTGGGTTCGGCTGGCTGCAAGAATTGATCTATGCAAATCGGATGATGATAAA AAAGACTATGAAGAACTAGCTGAAAATGTCATGAACATTGTTGACCGTCTTGTCCATAAGACTGAT GAAAAGATTGAACAGTCAACTGATGTGTTGAAGGCAATTATTAGTCCTGTAATGCAGGAAGGTGAAGGCGCTACGTGGCCACCAAGAGATTTGGAGGCTCTTAAATTGATGGAGAAA GAAATTTCaaatagagaaaaagaaggaCAGCTAGATGAAGGATTTCTGTCAGAGGTTAATGCTCAGTTGAGGCAG GCTAAACAAGATGGAGATAAGCCAGGACTTCAAGCTATGCTGCAGAAGGTGTTGCAGCTGTACGCTTCCAATTTTCTCCAAAAGCGTAGTTATGCGTACAAAG GGGGAGAAGTAATAGTGCCTGAAAGTTTTCTTGAATCTGTAATAAAGG CTCCAGAAAACGAGTGGAACAAGCTTTTGCTTGATGGATTAACTGTAGGGAAAGGAAATGTTTCACCAGAAGAATTTTATGCTGTTATAAAGAAGAGAATTGAGAGAGTCCTAATTCGCACT GAAGGAGGTTCTTATCAGCAGCGCATACTTGTTGAATATCTGAAAGAGATACAGGCTAGAGCAGAGGAAGTTGTGAAGGTGCTTCAAGGACCAACTATATGA
- the LOC102720355 gene encoding subtilisin-like protease SBT3.6 — MVMSSLLAVVFVLLLLFEPGSSSRSNVYIVYMGERHPELPPELVQEAHHGMLAAVLGSEQAARDAILYSYRHSFSGFAAVLTDGQAARLSDWPGVVRVVRNHVLDLQTTRSWDFMGVNPSPSGSGVLLESRFGEDSIIGVLDTGIWPESASFRDDGIGEVPRRWKGRCIAGEKFNISNCNRKIIGAKWYVKGYEAEYGKMNTSDIFEFMSARDAVGHGTHTASTAAGALVANASFRGLANGVARGGAQKARLAVYKVCWATGDCSAADILAAFDDAIHDGVDVISVSLGQAPPLPAYVNDVLSIGSFHAAAKGVVVVCSAGNSGPYSETVINSAPWIVTVAAGTIDRIFLAKISLGNNSTYVGQTLYSGKHPSKSRRIVYAEDIASDNADNTDARSCTAGSLNATLVKGNVVLCFQTRAQRSPSVAVETVKKARGVGVIFAQFLTKDIASSLDIPCIQVDYQVGTAVLAYTTSMRNPVAQFSFPKTIVGELVAPEVAYFSSRGPSSLSPSILKPDIAAPGVNILAAWSPAAAISSAIGSVNFKIDSGTSMSCPHISGIVALLKAMHPNWSPAAVKSALVTTANVRDAYGFEMVSEAAPYKEANPFDHGGGHVDPNRAAHPGLVYDMGQSDYMHFLCSMGYNNSAISSMTQQQTTCQHTPKSQLNLNVPSITIPELRGKLTVSRTVTNVGPALSNYRARVEAPPGVDVTVSPSLLTFNSTIRKLPFKVTFQAKLKVQGRYTFGSLTWEDGTHTVRIPLVVRIIISRFYVNA; from the exons GAGGCGCACCACGGCATGCTCGCCGCCGTTCTTGGCAG CGAGCAGGCGGCCAGGGACGCCATCCTCTACAGCTACAGGCACAGCTTCTCCGGCTTCGCCGCCGTGCTCACGGACGGCCAGGCGGCGCGGCTCTCCG ATTGGCCTGGAGTTGTGCGTGTTGTCCGGAATCATGTTCTTGACCTGCAAACCACCAGGAGCTGGGATTTCATGGGGGTGAATCCTTCGCCTTCTGGTAGTGGAGTCCTCTTGGAGAGCAGGTTTGGCGAGGATTCCATCATCGGTGTGCTAGATACAG GAATCTGGCCGGAGTCGGCCAGTTTCAGGGACGACGGCATCGGCGAGGTTCCACGGCGATGGAAGGGGCGATGTATCGCCGGAGAAAAGTTCAATATCTCTAACTGCAACAG GAAAATAATAGGCGCGAAATGGTACGTCAAAGGGTATGAAGCTGAGTACGGCAAGATGAACACCAGTGATATCTTCGAGTTCATGTCGGCGAGAGACGCCGTTGGGCATGGCACACACACGGCGTCCACGGCTGCCGGTGCTCTGGTAGCCAATGCCAGCTTCAGGGGCCTTGCCAATGGTGTAGCGAGGGGAGGGGCACAGAAGGCAAGGCTGGCCGTCTACAAAGTGTGCTGGGCTACTGGAGATTGTAGTGCTGCAGACATTCTTGCTGCTTTCGACGACGCAATACACGACGGCGTCGATGTGATCTCGGTCTCCCTGGGACAAGCACCACCTCTCCCGGCTTATGTTAATGATGTCTTGTCCATTGGATCCTTCCATGCTGCCGCGAAaggtgtcgtcgtcgtctgtTCTGCAGGGAACTCCGGTCCTTATTCAGAGACAGTGATCAACTCGGCCCCATGGATTGTCACCGTTGCTGCGGGCACCATTGATCGGATTTTCCTTGCAAAGATCAGCCTTGGCAACAATAGTACTTATGTG GGTCAAACATTGTATTCTGGAAAGCATCCTTCAAAAAGCAGACGTATAGTCTATGCTGAAGACATTGCATCTGATAATGCTGACAATACTGATGCAAG AAGCTGCACTGCAGGATCTCTGAATGCTACCCTAGTAAAAGGAAATGTAGTTCTTTGCTTCCAAACACGAGCACAGAGATCACCCTCAGTGGCAGTAGAGACTGTAAAAAAAGCCCGTGGTGTTGGAGTCATCTTTGCGCAATTCTTGACCAAGGATATAGCATCTTCACTTGATATTCCTTGCATTCAAGTGGATTACCAAGTTGGAACAGCTGTACTTGCATACACGACTAGCATGAG AAACCCAGTGGCCCAATTTAGCTTTCCAAAAACAATTGTTGGAGAGCTGGTAGCACCAGAAGTAGCTTACTTCTCATCTAGGGGCCCAAGTTCTCTGTCCCCATCTATCCTGAAG CCAGATATCGCCGCCCCAGGTGTAAACATTCTGGCTGCATGGTCACCTGCTGCTGCCATATCATCAGCCATTGGATCTGTCAACTTCAAGATCGATTCAGGAACTTCAATGTCATGCCCACATATTTCAGGCATTGTTGCCCTTCTCAAAGCAATGCATCCAAATTGGAGCCCCGCTGCAGTAAAATCAGCATTGGTCACAACAG CCAATGTTCGTGACGCAtatgggtttgaaatggtaTCAGAGGCAGCACCCTACAAGGAGGCAAATCCATTTGATCATGGAGGTGGTCATGTGGATCCAAACAGAGCTGCGCACCCTGGCCTTGTGTACGACATGGGACAATCTGACTACATGCACTTCCTTTGCTCAATGGGGTATAACAACTCAGCCATCAGCTCCATGACTCAACAGCAAACAACCTGTCAACATACGCCAAAATCGCAGTTGAACCTAAATGTTCCATCCATCACCATTCCTGAACTGAGGGGCAAATTGACAGTGTCAAGAACAGTCACAAACGTCGGCCCTGCCTTGTCGAATTACAGGGCTCGGGTGGAAGCTCCTCCAGGCGTGGACGTCACTGTGAGCCCCTCGCTTCTGACCTTCAACTCAACCATCAGAAAGTTGCCATTCAAGGTGACATTCCAGGCCAAACTGAAGGTGCAAGGGCGGTACACCTTCGGGAGCCTGACATGGGAGGACGGCACGCACACGGTGAGGATCCCTTTAGTGGTTAGGATAATAATTAGCAGGTTCTACGTCAATGCGTGA
- the LOC102720629 gene encoding vegetative cell wall protein gp1 yields MLVAALRVPAPIPSSLAAPARPLLRRHLPPAASMASSPPPPDAGATNKPAPAPAPVPQPPEKPLPGDCCGSGCVRCVWDVYYDELDAYNKALAAHSSPAASSSSDSGSNAATTTGDGAKS; encoded by the coding sequence ATGCTGGTCGCCGCGCTCCGCGTCCCGGCCCCGATCCCCTcctcgctcgccgcgccggcgcgccctctcctccgccgccacctgccTCCCGCCGCGTCGatggcctcctccccgccaccCCCTGACGCTGGCGCCACCAACAAGCCCGCGCCTGCCCCGGCCCCGGTCCCGCAGCCGCCCGAGAAGCCGCTCCCCGGCGACTGCTGCGGCAGCGGCTGCGTCCGCTGCGTATGGGACGTCTACTACGACGAGCTCGACGCCTACAACAAGGCTCTCGCGGCCcactcctcgccggcggcgtcctcctcctccgactccGGCAGCAACGCCGccacgacgaccggcgacggcgccaaATCCTGA